In Geminocystis sp. NIES-3708, a single window of DNA contains:
- a CDS encoding class I SAM-dependent DNA methyltransferase, which yields MGEKNNDGGQFFTPREVIRAIITAIDPQIRETVYDPASGTGGFLAQTYEHISNQLGDDITAEQLDTLKHQTFYGREKENLIYPIALANLMLHGIDQPNLWHGNTLTGSAVYGDLFKNAPQLFDVILTNPPFGAKEHKEVQAKFSYKTSATQVLFLQHLIDSLNHNGRCGVVLDEGVLFRTNETAFLQTKKKLLNDFDLWCIVSLPAGTFAAAGGGVKANILFLELLPDRQDSERSWTVTREEIEAKNYDLKAVNPNIKVEEDDQTPEELIQLIEDKGEEVMKVLALLK from the coding sequence ATGGGGGAGAAAAATAATGATGGTGGGCAATTCTTTACCCCTAGAGAAGTCATAAGGGCGATCATCACGGCTATTGATCCCCAAATCAGAGAAACTGTCTATGATCCAGCCAGTGGTACAGGAGGCTTCCTTGCTCAAACTTACGAACATATTAGCAATCAATTAGGAGATGACATCACTGCCGAACAATTAGACACCCTCAAACATCAAACCTTTTACGGTAGGGAGAAAGAAAACCTTATCTATCCGATCGCCTTAGCTAACCTTATGTTACACGGTATCGATCAACCTAACCTATGGCATGGTAACACCTTAACAGGTAGTGCTGTCTATGGCGACTTGTTTAAAAATGCCCCTCAACTATTTGATGTTATCCTCACTAATCCTCCTTTTGGTGCCAAAGAACATAAAGAAGTACAAGCCAAGTTTAGTTATAAAACCAGTGCCACTCAAGTTCTCTTTTTACAACATCTCATCGATAGCCTCAATCATAACGGTAGATGCGGAGTTGTCTTAGATGAAGGGGTATTATTTCGTACAAATGAAACCGCCTTTTTACAAACCAAGAAGAAACTACTCAATGATTTTGATTTATGGTGTATTGTCAGCCTTCCTGCGGGGACATTTGCTGCGGCGGGAGGGGGAGTTAAAGCCAATATTCTATTTTTAGAGTTACTCCCCGACAGACAAGACAGTGAGAGAAGTTGGACTGTTACCCGTGAGGAAATAGAGGCAAAAAACTATGATCTTAAAGCCGTTAATCCAAATATAAAAGTAGAGGAGGACGATCAAACCCCTGAAGAACTGATACAATTAATTGAAGATAAGGGAGAAGAAGTAATGAAAGTATTAGCCCTACTTAAATAA
- a CDS encoding type I restriction-modification system subunit M N-terminal domain-containing protein codes for MTKNNIKQFNTQQSLNSYIKGICDIMRRSNCTSALQYVPELTWLLFLRILDDIERQEAEGMEALGLDFHYSLEYPYRWQDWASPNGTKRLELTMSGNLGDFMNFVNGGYDNDGKPFGLLPTLKALKDQPNATPRQKIVSEVLSATDKVRIDSERNLLDVLDKVQEIRNVDDTHIFPISQVMDDC; via the coding sequence ATGACCAAAAACAACATCAAACAATTTAACACCCAACAAAGCCTCAACAGCTATATTAAAGGTATCTGTGACATCATGAGGAGATCGAACTGTACCAGTGCCTTACAATACGTTCCCGAATTAACATGGTTGTTATTTTTGCGTATTCTTGACGACATCGAACGACAAGAAGCCGAAGGCATGGAAGCATTAGGCTTAGACTTTCATTACTCCCTTGAATACCCTTACCGTTGGCAAGATTGGGCATCTCCTAACGGTACAAAACGGCTAGAGTTAACCATGAGTGGCAACTTAGGAGATTTTATGAACTTCGTTAACGGCGGTTACGACAATGACGGTAAACCCTTTGGTTTATTGCCCACCCTCAAAGCCTTAAAAGATCAACCCAACGCTACTCCTAGACAAAAGATTGTCAGTGAAGTTCTCTCGGCTACTGATAAAGTAAGAATTGATAGTGAGCGTAACCTTCTCGATGTGTTAGATAAAGTTCAAGAAATTCGCAACGTTGACGATACCCATATTTTTCCCATATCCCAAGTAATGGATGACTGTTGA
- a CDS encoding Fic family protein, with translation MRAGYYQEQLEGYKAFIPANLPPNPPIEMDNELVNLLSSADRSLGRLDGATSVLPNPDLFVAMYVRQEAVLSSQIEGTQSTLEDVLEFEIDEQGNEHPKDVQEVVNYINAMNYGLQRLNELPLCLRLIREIHQKLLDGVRGSDRSLGEFRKSQNWIGHEGCNLKTASFIPPPVAQMQQALDNLEKFIHYNKNLPVLIQCGLIHDQFETIHPFLDGNGRVGRLLITFLLCQKGILQRPLLYLSYYLKAHRQEYYDVLMNIRTNGDWEGWLKFFLQGVYEVSQTAQIPLKIF, from the coding sequence ATGCGTGCAGGTTATTATCAAGAACAACTAGAAGGCTATAAGGCTTTTATTCCCGCCAATTTACCTCCGAATCCTCCTATTGAAATGGATAATGAGTTAGTAAATTTATTATCTTCTGCCGATCGTTCTTTGGGCAGATTAGATGGTGCAACGTCAGTATTACCCAATCCTGATTTATTTGTAGCGATGTATGTAAGACAGGAAGCCGTTTTGAGTTCTCAAATAGAAGGCACACAAAGCACCTTAGAAGATGTATTGGAGTTTGAAATAGACGAGCAAGGTAATGAACACCCTAAAGATGTTCAGGAAGTTGTTAACTATATAAATGCGATGAATTATGGTTTACAGCGTCTTAATGAATTACCTTTATGCTTACGTCTAATTAGAGAAATTCATCAAAAATTACTTGATGGAGTTAGAGGAAGCGATCGCAGTCTAGGGGAATTTAGAAAAAGTCAAAATTGGATTGGTCATGAAGGTTGTAATCTTAAAACTGCTTCATTTATACCACCTCCAGTGGCACAGATGCAACAAGCCCTAGATAATTTAGAAAAATTTATACACTACAATAAGAATTTACCAGTGTTGATTCAATGTGGACTCATACACGATCAATTTGAGACAATACACCCTTTTTTAGATGGTAACGGTAGAGTTGGGCGACTATTAATTACATTTCTACTTTGTCAGAAAGGTATATTACAAAGACCCTTATTGTATTTGAGTTATTACTTAAAAGCCCACAGACAAGAATATTATGATGTATTAATGAACATACGGACAAATGGAGACTGGGAAGGATGGTTAAAATTCTTTTTACAAGGAGTTTATGAAGTAAGTCAAACAGCACAAATACCGCTCAAAATATTTTGA